In Bacteriovorax stolpii, a single genomic region encodes these proteins:
- a CDS encoding CoA-binding protein, whose protein sequence is MKVVVFGYSENPERYSNMAANLLHDYKHEVVTINPRQEEELKKINTTFHTLTLYVNPQISDKYQDLLLSSKPKRVIFNPGTENPALEKKFEAQGAEVVIGCTLVMLRTQQFD, encoded by the coding sequence ATGAAAGTTGTCGTTTTTGGATACTCTGAAAACCCGGAGCGCTACTCGAATATGGCGGCCAATCTTCTTCATGATTACAAACACGAAGTGGTGACGATTAACCCTCGCCAGGAAGAAGAGCTCAAAAAGATTAACACCACTTTCCACACCCTGACTCTTTATGTGAATCCGCAAATTTCTGACAAATATCAGGATCTGCTTTTAAGCTCTAAACCTAAGCGAGTTATTTTCAATCCTGGGACGGAAAATCCCGCTTTAGAGAAGAAATTTGAAGCTCAAGGCGCAGAAGTAGTGATCGGATGCACTCTGGTCATGCTTAGAACGCAACAATTCGACTAG
- a CDS encoding protein adenylyltransferase SelO, whose translation MGKKLADLEYTNRLYKKAPFLYAQVKPTPLKEPKLLHLNTDLFERMELDPSLKDAPSFLRFLNGDLDFEGLFFGASFYSGHQFGHYVPRLGDGRAITLAEVKNHLGEHFELQLKGSGLTPFSRMGDGKAVVRSSIREYLASAHLKALGIPSTEALAVITGADDVYREEIEKSAIVLRVAESFLRFGHFQYYAHTNQKEELKELVEFAISHYFREYHDHPNRYVLFYQEVIKRTAKLFANWQAVGFCHGVLNTDNMSLLGLTLDYGPYGFIDHFDQDHVCNHSDHEGRYSLGNQPGIGMWNLERLGEALADFINEEDRKRTLETYPPLFLYEYRRVLLEKCGLYKMHLDDEDLLRGMLNMLVTSKIDYTQFFRALSRYEKGSLVLNGFDNPELKEWLARYEQRLVIEEEDESSRHEKMLGRNPKFILRNYIAQMAIEDASMMPLVFQVLTNPFAEWEDFHEWSKPAPVKYKNLSVSCSS comes from the coding sequence ATGGGAAAAAAATTAGCTGATTTAGAATACACCAACCGCCTCTATAAGAAGGCCCCTTTTCTTTATGCCCAAGTTAAACCTACGCCGCTTAAAGAACCAAAACTTTTACATTTAAATACTGACCTGTTTGAACGCATGGAGCTTGATCCTTCACTCAAGGATGCTCCTTCGTTTCTGCGTTTTTTGAATGGAGACCTGGATTTTGAAGGGCTCTTTTTTGGTGCTAGCTTTTATTCGGGCCACCAGTTTGGCCATTACGTTCCACGCTTAGGTGATGGACGGGCCATTACACTGGCAGAAGTCAAAAACCATTTAGGTGAGCACTTTGAGCTGCAACTAAAAGGCTCTGGACTCACACCATTTTCCCGCATGGGTGATGGCAAGGCCGTGGTGCGATCAAGCATCAGAGAGTACCTGGCGAGCGCTCATTTAAAGGCGTTGGGAATCCCGAGCACTGAAGCACTGGCCGTGATTACCGGTGCAGATGATGTCTATCGCGAAGAAATTGAAAAGAGCGCCATCGTTTTACGTGTGGCCGAAAGTTTTCTGCGTTTTGGTCATTTCCAATATTATGCGCACACCAATCAAAAAGAAGAGCTTAAAGAACTTGTGGAGTTTGCAATTTCCCATTATTTCCGCGAATACCACGATCATCCAAACCGTTATGTGCTTTTTTATCAAGAAGTCATAAAGAGAACGGCGAAGCTTTTTGCCAACTGGCAAGCGGTTGGTTTTTGTCATGGAGTTTTAAACACTGACAATATGTCTTTATTGGGACTGACACTTGATTACGGCCCTTACGGCTTTATCGATCACTTCGATCAGGATCATGTTTGCAACCACTCTGATCATGAAGGCCGCTACAGTCTGGGGAATCAGCCGGGAATCGGCATGTGGAACCTGGAAAGACTTGGGGAGGCCCTCGCTGATTTTATCAATGAAGAAGACAGAAAGAGGACGCTGGAGACTTATCCACCGCTTTTCTTATATGAATACAGAAGAGTGCTTTTAGAAAAGTGTGGGCTTTATAAAATGCACCTGGATGATGAGGACTTACTAAGAGGTATGCTCAACATGCTGGTGACAAGTAAGATTGATTACACTCAATTCTTCCGTGCGCTTTCTCGCTATGAAAAAGGAAGCTTAGTCTTAAATGGATTTGATAATCCAGAACTCAAAGAATGGCTTGCTCGTTACGAACAAAGACTTGTGATTGAAGAAGAGGATGAATCTTCCCGTCACGAAAAGATGCTCGGGCGTAATCCGAAATTTATTTTAAGAAACTATATCGCTCAGATGGCCATTGAAGACGCGTCGATGATGCCTTTAGTTTTCCAGGTGCTTACAAACCCCTTTGCCGAGTGGGAGGACTTCCACGAGTGGTCTAAACCAGCACCGGTCAAATATAAAAATCTGTCAGTGAGCTGTTCGTCTTAA
- a CDS encoding vWA domain-containing protein, whose amino-acid sequence MLLNLSRGKKHLLIALCLLVLGACKQSEFYEKQGLSEISTPSGDTGGNGGGIVPGGDGGGSTGGGNTGGGDTGTGGGNTGGGNTGGGNTGDNGGGGGTTNPPVVVNPPVTEPPVVTPPVTNPPVTNPPVVVNPPVVNPPVVEPPITEPVVILNDRSEIFTQNKGKNGDVDILWVIDDSGSMADEQDALGKNFQSFINQFIEKDIDFKMAITTTDGTSTRNGKMVGDSAKLTSASAKGNKTAFLNNFTKWVKVGTSGSGIEQGLKTSASFMDRYASSFLRPDAFLVVVYISDEEDQSDKKVQEYLDKLQAQKTNKGMVKAYSIVTVKNYGNQWETIGNRYKEVATATAGITADIKQDFSTILLDMGGRIVNLMDSFALNESPYEDKVDVYVNNVKVSSGYVFNAAQRTVKFDANSLPAEGSKVEVRYKVKATVLGAI is encoded by the coding sequence ATGCTATTAAATCTTTCTCGAGGCAAAAAGCATTTGCTTATTGCCCTATGCCTTCTCGTTCTTGGTGCCTGTAAGCAAAGTGAGTTCTACGAAAAACAAGGCCTTTCTGAAATCAGTACACCTAGTGGAGACACTGGCGGTAATGGCGGCGGAATTGTGCCTGGTGGTGACGGTGGCGGCAGCACTGGTGGAGGAAACACCGGTGGTGGTGATACTGGAACTGGCGGTGGAAACACTGGTGGCGGCAATACCGGTGGTGGAAACACAGGAGATAACGGCGGTGGCGGTGGAACAACAAATCCTCCGGTAGTTGTTAATCCTCCAGTGACAGAACCTCCTGTTGTCACTCCTCCGGTGACTAACCCTCCAGTAACTAATCCACCTGTTGTCGTCAATCCTCCAGTGGTAAACCCACCGGTAGTTGAGCCACCGATTACAGAGCCAGTTGTGATCTTAAACGACCGTTCAGAAATCTTCACTCAAAACAAAGGGAAGAACGGTGACGTCGACATCCTATGGGTCATTGATGACTCTGGATCAATGGCGGATGAACAGGATGCTCTAGGGAAAAACTTTCAGTCATTCATTAACCAATTTATCGAAAAGGATATCGACTTCAAGATGGCCATCACAACGACAGATGGGACATCGACAAGAAATGGGAAAATGGTTGGTGATAGTGCAAAACTGACTAGTGCTTCTGCAAAAGGAAATAAAACTGCGTTCCTAAATAACTTTACGAAATGGGTAAAGGTAGGAACATCTGGATCAGGGATTGAGCAAGGATTAAAAACATCTGCAAGTTTTATGGACCGTTACGCTTCAAGCTTTTTAAGACCAGATGCTTTCTTAGTTGTGGTTTACATCTCTGATGAGGAAGACCAGTCAGACAAAAAAGTGCAAGAGTATCTTGATAAGCTTCAAGCTCAGAAAACAAACAAAGGGATGGTTAAGGCCTACTCTATCGTAACAGTGAAAAACTATGGGAACCAATGGGAGACTATCGGTAACCGTTACAAAGAAGTTGCCACTGCGACAGCTGGTATTACTGCCGACATTAAGCAAGACTTCTCTACTATCCTTCTGGATATGGGGGGAAGAATTGTCAACTTAATGGATAGTTTTGCTCTTAATGAATCTCCTTACGAAGACAAAGTAGACGTTTATGTTAACAACGTAAAAGTCAGCTCTGGTTACGTCTTTAATGCTGCCCAAAGAACTGTAAAGTTCGATGCTAATTCTCTACCTGCCGAGGGATCTAAAGTTGAAGTTCGCTATAAAGTTAAAGCGACAGTATTAGGAGCCATTTAA
- a CDS encoding outer membrane beta-barrel domain-containing protein, whose protein sequence is MKLEFRNIIALSLVSFTLSAPALRADEKDLYDFMWLDPDKKVYVLQNKVHKKDKTVYLNLGYGMGLSSNFQDTSMVHTNAGFYLTEEWAVELLYTKYSNSDNEAMENLKRLNGSIPFIRKTDSNYGVVAKWSPFYGKINTFNKIFYFDWNLGLGLGKLNTSSNATSVAVPAQANTYKDEKYTSVIAKTGLSFHATKNIHIGVDLIMNNYKAPGPTVNGKTPSSKLRQNTDAILTIGVSF, encoded by the coding sequence ATGAAACTAGAATTTAGAAATATTATCGCTCTTTCACTTGTTTCATTCACCCTAAGCGCACCCGCGCTTAGGGCTGATGAAAAAGACTTATATGATTTTATGTGGCTGGATCCAGATAAAAAAGTATACGTTCTTCAGAATAAAGTTCACAAAAAAGACAAAACTGTTTACCTGAACCTTGGTTACGGTATGGGTCTATCATCAAACTTCCAAGACACCTCAATGGTTCACACCAATGCAGGTTTCTACCTGACGGAAGAATGGGCGGTGGAACTTCTGTACACTAAGTACAGCAACAGTGACAACGAAGCCATGGAAAACTTAAAACGCTTAAACGGCTCTATTCCGTTTATCAGAAAAACTGACAGCAACTATGGTGTGGTAGCGAAGTGGTCTCCTTTCTACGGGAAGATCAATACGTTTAACAAAATTTTCTACTTTGACTGGAACTTAGGTCTGGGGCTTGGGAAACTGAACACGTCTAGTAACGCGACTTCAGTTGCTGTTCCAGCTCAGGCCAACACATACAAAGATGAAAAGTACACTTCAGTGATTGCAAAAACAGGTCTTAGTTTCCATGCAACAAAAAATATTCATATCGGTGTAGACCTGATCATGAATAACTACAAGGCCCCAGGACCGACAGTTAACGGTAAGACTCCAAGCTCAAAGCTTAGACAAAATACTGATGCCATCCTGACAATCGGGGTCTCTTTCTAA
- a CDS encoding tetratricopeptide repeat protein, with the protein MKTLLLLLTLLSANVSLSQEAPQTGAMTSAPAFDQERWKKLMVLIDSEIKTIKGNRYSGPELKHRLFELYSEKIKLIKEKENLNLLKADASVVIKNGKETFFKASQEQYKTAQSYALTIISQYPKYQRIAEIYYALAINSRDYGTASDTERFLKLAIANSTGESKTMYNAKTALAEYYYNNKRYHEAVVYYNDVLKNPDDEWYGKHLYNAGWCHLKERNFKKALDLIKLSYETTKNKKYVSMKEQIFMAIGIFFVQADATYEGVEFFEANANPSAPHLLGLALSSMNKNNFSMTDEVLKAALKDTRKRKDPNGEMKVRLTQLDVYRESKKDDQYFDTANSILELHKKNKLDKDDLFQAQNKIKEVAGFMQINLIKDKSKDPVVYSKDDYKKIMRYFDILSSLDRPNKKLYRYYQGETALSAQDYQVALKYYVRAVMNAKLTKDKNETTRKSLDAMLATIELAKLPKAKEDEYTIFAFKNFVIFYPQSDKSQAIYQKLFNKYFELNRIKKAVNILMVYKYYYKSDENIHREMLTQILDYYIKEKNTDKLAFWIGKIEKGYLNFSKEYIENSIAVLGGLLFNKYQALEKKGQIKEAMKGYESIYDSKQYPRRTKAEAAYAIAALSLEQNKGKDSYKWLKKSLDLYDDKDLIKVTGSLYVLAKGYRLLQNVETSNEVALMTARRFCKDLYKNKEDFYQLINENTIIHKMNIGTLIKVEEEFKKCDLSEKLITRTQNENMERMIYADNYKEAITYFKAHAENMTLKNMMDKYVRYKFYQNPEVVKKDIADLQPILDLSAITTQYEYVTEFAKKALEMKFVFTEEEKFNEDKFNSELEQYFAMIGELNNEAVSLSKNSGPQEVIMIRNVLGKPYFSLVKAVRNYIPKGVDDKYLEGFKQGMRQITESLISKGLQVDREKMAFLEKNNYFFEVQKNDIVGLEKNNSLEKALNFHSAILFSNTLDIGTSNSNRVVAGQ; encoded by the coding sequence ATGAAAACACTCCTACTTCTTCTTACACTACTCTCAGCTAACGTTTCTTTATCGCAAGAAGCTCCACAAACTGGAGCTATGACGTCCGCTCCGGCGTTTGATCAGGAACGTTGGAAAAAATTAATGGTCTTAATCGACAGCGAAATCAAAACGATTAAGGGAAACCGTTATTCAGGGCCAGAGCTTAAGCACCGTCTGTTTGAGCTTTACTCAGAAAAAATTAAGCTGATTAAAGAAAAGGAAAACTTAAACCTGCTTAAGGCCGATGCCAGTGTGGTTATTAAGAATGGGAAAGAAACGTTCTTTAAAGCGTCTCAAGAGCAGTACAAAACAGCTCAGAGCTACGCTTTAACTATTATTTCACAATACCCAAAATACCAAAGAATCGCCGAAATCTACTACGCCCTGGCGATTAACTCTCGCGACTACGGGACAGCGTCAGATACTGAACGTTTCTTAAAACTTGCTATTGCCAACAGCACTGGCGAGTCTAAAACAATGTACAACGCCAAAACGGCTCTGGCAGAATACTACTATAACAACAAACGCTACCATGAAGCGGTCGTTTATTATAATGACGTTCTTAAAAACCCGGACGATGAATGGTACGGAAAGCACCTTTACAACGCCGGCTGGTGTCACCTTAAAGAAAGAAATTTCAAAAAGGCCCTGGACCTGATCAAGCTTTCATATGAAACAACAAAAAATAAAAAATACGTTTCAATGAAAGAGCAGATTTTTATGGCCATCGGGATCTTCTTCGTTCAGGCCGATGCTACTTATGAAGGGGTTGAATTCTTCGAAGCTAACGCTAACCCATCTGCTCCTCACCTGCTTGGACTCGCACTTTCATCAATGAACAAAAACAACTTCTCAATGACAGATGAAGTTTTAAAAGCTGCGCTTAAAGATACAAGAAAAAGAAAAGACCCTAACGGTGAAATGAAAGTTCGCCTGACTCAACTTGACGTTTACCGCGAAAGTAAAAAAGACGACCAGTACTTTGATACGGCCAACAGTATTCTTGAGCTACACAAGAAAAACAAACTGGATAAAGATGACCTTTTCCAGGCACAAAACAAGATCAAGGAAGTTGCCGGGTTCATGCAAATCAACCTGATCAAAGACAAGTCAAAAGACCCGGTTGTTTATAGCAAAGACGATTACAAAAAGATCATGAGATACTTTGATATTCTTTCAAGCTTAGATCGTCCAAACAAAAAACTATACCGCTACTACCAGGGGGAAACTGCGCTTTCAGCTCAGGATTACCAGGTAGCACTTAAGTACTACGTGCGTGCGGTGATGAATGCGAAACTGACAAAAGATAAAAATGAGACGACAAGAAAGTCTCTGGATGCGATGCTAGCGACAATTGAGTTAGCGAAACTTCCAAAAGCAAAAGAAGACGAATACACCATTTTCGCCTTCAAAAATTTTGTGATTTTCTACCCACAATCAGATAAGTCACAAGCAATTTACCAAAAGCTCTTTAACAAGTATTTTGAACTAAACCGTATCAAAAAAGCGGTTAATATCCTGATGGTGTACAAGTACTACTACAAAAGTGATGAAAACATTCACCGCGAGATGTTGACTCAGATTCTTGATTACTACATCAAAGAAAAGAATACGGATAAACTTGCTTTCTGGATTGGAAAAATTGAAAAAGGTTACCTGAACTTCTCTAAAGAATACATCGAGAACTCAATTGCGGTTCTTGGGGGGCTTCTGTTTAACAAGTACCAGGCACTAGAGAAAAAAGGACAAATCAAAGAAGCGATGAAAGGATACGAGTCAATCTACGACTCAAAACAATACCCAAGAAGAACAAAAGCTGAAGCGGCCTATGCTATCGCGGCCCTTTCTCTTGAACAAAACAAAGGGAAAGACTCATATAAATGGTTAAAGAAAAGCTTAGACCTGTATGACGATAAGGACCTGATCAAGGTTACTGGGTCTCTATACGTTCTGGCAAAAGGATACAGACTTCTACAAAACGTAGAGACATCTAACGAAGTCGCTCTAATGACGGCAAGACGTTTTTGTAAAGACCTTTACAAAAACAAAGAAGACTTCTACCAGTTAATCAACGAGAACACGATCATTCACAAAATGAACATCGGGACTCTGATTAAAGTGGAAGAAGAATTCAAAAAATGTGACCTAAGCGAAAAACTGATCACGAGAACTCAAAATGAAAACATGGAGCGTATGATTTACGCTGATAACTACAAAGAAGCTATCACCTACTTCAAGGCCCATGCTGAAAACATGACTCTTAAAAATATGATGGATAAATACGTAAGATACAAATTCTACCAGAACCCTGAGGTAGTGAAAAAAGACATCGCAGACCTTCAGCCCATCCTGGACCTCTCGGCCATCACGACTCAATACGAGTACGTGACAGAGTTCGCTAAAAAGGCCCTGGAGATGAAGTTCGTCTTCACAGAGGAAGAAAAGTTCAACGAGGACAAGTTTAACTCGGAACTAGAGCAGTATTTTGCCATGATTGGAGAGCTTAATAACGAGGCCGTATCCCTTTCTAAAAACTCTGGGCCACAGGAAGTTATCATGATTAGAAACGTCCTGGGAAAACCATACTTTTCATTAGTAAAAGCTGTTAGAAACTACATCCCAAAAGGGGTAGATGATAAGTATTTAGAGGGGTTTAAACAGGGAATGCGCCAAATTACTGAGTCACTGATCTCTAAGGGCCTGCAAGTTGATCGCGAAAAAATGGCCTTTTTAGAGAAAAATAATTATTTTTTCGAAGTTCAAAAAAATGATATAGTCGGTTTAGAAAAAAATAATTCATTGGAAAAAGCACTTAATTTTCACTCGGCGATTCTCTTCTCGAACACTTTAGACATTGGGACTTCAAATAGTAATAGAGTGGTTGCAGGACAATAA
- a CDS encoding tetratricopeptide repeat protein: MKTKTTFALLALAVLAASCAGPSFNNQIQKDQYDLLAEESFMRYNTNRLQAMESPKRDFISLALVACHQQKIAKGQGMLEEKMHQNKTNPFYWNALGTCYSLNKDYPKAIFYYELGMEATRASNKDMNDSQKKLAEAVISNNLGLIHLVFKRFNEAYDAFKKANTIVPSYFTPDFNMAQLYIEFNENNKALDILKKLEAKNNEDIDLLYSLALIYFRQNDMDKSFSYISKIQRDYLNRADIVGLYAYNLMRKNRLEEAKAILEKRTYAAEYNKRNELILDEVNQKIKDTPKEVPVPKK; encoded by the coding sequence ATGAAAACCAAAACAACATTCGCCCTACTTGCTCTCGCTGTTTTAGCTGCTAGTTGTGCAGGGCCAAGTTTTAATAACCAGATCCAGAAAGACCAGTATGACCTTTTAGCTGAAGAATCGTTCATGCGCTATAACACCAATCGCCTTCAGGCGATGGAGTCGCCAAAACGCGATTTCATCTCTCTGGCGCTGGTTGCTTGCCACCAGCAAAAAATCGCTAAAGGCCAGGGGATGCTAGAAGAAAAAATGCACCAGAATAAAACTAACCCGTTTTACTGGAATGCTCTGGGAACTTGTTACTCACTTAACAAGGACTACCCTAAAGCAATCTTTTATTACGAGCTGGGAATGGAAGCAACCAGAGCTTCAAACAAGGACATGAACGACTCGCAAAAGAAACTTGCTGAGGCGGTTATCTCCAACAACCTTGGGTTAATTCACCTAGTGTTTAAACGCTTTAATGAGGCTTACGACGCTTTTAAGAAGGCCAATACTATCGTGCCTAGTTACTTCACTCCGGACTTCAATATGGCCCAGCTGTATATCGAGTTCAATGAAAACAACAAGGCGCTGGATATCTTAAAAAAACTGGAAGCAAAAAATAACGAAGATATCGACCTTCTCTACTCTCTGGCACTGATTTATTTTAGACAAAACGATATGGATAAATCGTTTTCATATATCTCAAAGATCCAGCGCGACTACTTAAACCGCGCGGACATTGTAGGTCTTTACGCTTACAACCTGATGAGAAAAAACCGTCTGGAAGAAGCGAAAGCGATTTTAGAAAAAAGAACATACGCAGCTGAATACAATAAAAGAAATGAGTTGATCCTAGATGAAGTTAACCAAAAGATTAAGGATACACCAAAAGAAGTTCCTGTCCCCAAGAAGTAA
- a CDS encoding MotA/TolQ/ExbB proton channel family protein produces the protein MHFIEIFKQGGFIMWPLLAFSVAIWVITIHKILQLTKFQKEAKHYVNEATRIVETQKLHEMEYLYKNCPEVIAKAHYAVFDESSSREDYEQRLQRRLDETNSHLKKNMWMLGTIASSAPFVGLFGTVWGIMESFKQIGSSGKAGFSVVAGSISEALIATGSGIAVAVIAVMFYNYLNVKVAATAKEFKHSLGDMADQFNSIKR, from the coding sequence ATGCATTTTATTGAAATTTTTAAGCAAGGTGGATTTATCATGTGGCCTCTACTGGCCTTCTCTGTAGCGATCTGGGTTATCACAATCCATAAGATTCTGCAGCTGACGAAATTTCAAAAAGAGGCCAAGCACTATGTGAATGAAGCCACAAGAATCGTGGAGACACAAAAACTTCACGAAATGGAATACCTATATAAAAACTGTCCGGAAGTTATTGCTAAAGCTCACTACGCTGTCTTTGATGAATCATCATCAAGAGAAGACTATGAGCAAAGACTACAAAGACGTCTGGATGAAACCAACTCTCACCTAAAGAAAAATATGTGGATGCTTGGTACAATCGCCTCTTCAGCACCGTTCGTAGGATTATTTGGTACAGTTTGGGGGATCATGGAATCATTTAAACAAATCGGTTCATCTGGTAAGGCCGGGTTCTCGGTTGTTGCCGGATCAATCTCTGAGGCCCTGATCGCTACTGGTTCTGGTATTGCGGTCGCGGTTATCGCGGTTATGTTCTACAACTATCTCAACGTAAAAGTTGCGGCCACAGCTAAGGAGTTTAAACACTCGCTTGGGGATATGGCCGATCAGTTCAACTCGATCAAGAGATAA
- a CDS encoding ExbD/TolR family protein encodes MSMKVGNDDNDEDIVADINMTPLIDVMLVLLIIFMVSSTAALESGMDIELPKTALTNEKKEAEILVISLGKDGKVAVQGKAVVPEEITRKIASELKNLKTDSVILEGDTAANLGRAVELMDMAKVAGAKNFSIAAEEGKKN; translated from the coding sequence ATGAGTATGAAAGTTGGAAATGATGATAATGATGAGGATATCGTAGCAGACATTAACATGACCCCGCTTATCGACGTTATGTTAGTTCTTTTGATTATCTTTATGGTTTCTTCGACAGCAGCACTGGAATCAGGAATGGATATCGAACTTCCTAAGACAGCGCTGACAAATGAAAAGAAAGAAGCCGAGATCCTGGTTATCTCTCTTGGGAAAGATGGGAAAGTGGCCGTTCAAGGAAAGGCCGTAGTACCGGAAGAGATCACTAGAAAAATCGCCAGCGAGCTTAAAAACCTAAAAACCGACTCAGTTATCCTTGAAGGAGACACTGCTGCCAACTTAGGTAGAGCTGTTGAGCTGATGGATATGGCGAAAGTTGCAGGAGCTAAAAACTTCTCAATTGCCGCTGAAGAAGGCAAGAAAAACTAA
- a CDS encoding AgmX/PglI C-terminal domain-containing protein translates to MIPTLRPIKVNHHRGKIAAKLVIPTRHYTKDESNRDFIKKAIMASLFLHAIVFVVKFPAHKIEEEKKEKLAAIKMNFITPPESYKELKKKIEKQEQLQKVATMTDPGVQKVTTNEAGKTGDPTQALDQKVQKSKKGSAKAGPLSSPNVAGATGLGDSAQKGYEFKGKGLKALMGNSATMTIAAGAGTEGSRGLTSGTGIGNKGSNLTGDYRAPAGIGDGSGHLLGKDAVGNYDRSTTTRGLANKKGIDTAFVQADTVVMGSIEPEVLRKILQEYLPQFKFCYQQELQEHSEKIKGIVDLNFRIEGDGKVSTVNIKTAQTQFSPKGISCMANILRIIDFPKPKGGGLVDVRQPLNFFSESTKI, encoded by the coding sequence ATGATACCAACATTAAGACCAATAAAAGTGAACCATCATCGCGGAAAAATCGCCGCGAAGCTGGTCATACCTACAAGACACTATACCAAGGACGAGTCCAACCGCGATTTTATCAAAAAAGCGATCATGGCCTCCCTCTTTCTCCATGCGATAGTGTTTGTAGTGAAATTCCCCGCTCATAAGATCGAGGAAGAAAAGAAAGAAAAACTTGCTGCAATTAAAATGAACTTCATTACTCCCCCTGAATCATATAAGGAGCTAAAGAAGAAAATTGAGAAGCAAGAACAACTGCAAAAGGTGGCGACGATGACGGATCCTGGGGTCCAAAAAGTCACAACGAATGAAGCAGGAAAAACAGGAGATCCTACTCAGGCGCTGGATCAAAAAGTTCAGAAGTCTAAAAAGGGATCGGCCAAAGCAGGACCTCTTTCAAGTCCAAACGTCGCAGGGGCGACAGGACTGGGAGACTCTGCTCAGAAGGGATACGAATTTAAAGGTAAAGGACTAAAGGCACTAATGGGTAACAGTGCCACCATGACAATTGCTGCCGGAGCTGGGACTGAGGGAAGTCGCGGATTAACTAGTGGTACGGGAATTGGTAACAAAGGTTCTAATTTAACCGGAGACTACCGCGCCCCTGCCGGAATCGGCGATGGATCGGGACACCTTCTTGGGAAAGATGCTGTCGGTAACTACGACCGCTCTACAACCACAAGAGGTCTCGCTAACAAAAAAGGAATTGATACAGCATTCGTTCAGGCAGACACTGTTGTCATGGGATCAATTGAACCTGAAGTGTTAAGAAAAATTCTTCAGGAGTACTTGCCTCAATTTAAGTTCTGTTACCAACAGGAACTTCAGGAACACTCGGAAAAGATCAAAGGGATTGTAGATTTGAACTTCCGTATCGAAGGTGATGGAAAAGTTTCTACTGTTAATATCAAAACGGCACAGACACAGTTCTCTCCAAAAGGGATCTCGTGCATGGCCAACATTTTACGAATTATTGATTTCCCAAAACCGAAGGGAGGGGGTCTGGTAGACGTACGCCAGCCACTGAACTTCTTCTCTGAGAGCACGAAGATCTAG